GATAGAAGTATTTCTGATAGGAGAATTTATCCTGCAATTAATATTATTAGATCGGGCACAAGAAAAGAAGAATTACTTCAAGGACCACAAAATTTACAAAAAATTTGGGCAATTCGCTCTGCAATCTCTCAAATGGATGATATTGAAGCGCTTAAATTTTTATACTCTAAAATGCTTAAAACTAAAAACAATGACGAATTATTATCCATTATGAATGACTGAAGATGTTAGAAGCACTAGCTATAAAATATAGACCAAAAAATTTTAATGAACTTGTAGGACAAGACACCATAAGTGCAAGTTTAAAATATGCACTAAACCACAACCGTTTAGCACATGCTTATCTTTTTTCAGGTTTGCGCGGAAGCGGTAAAACTTCAAGTGCTAGAATTTTTTCTCGTGCTTTAGTTTGTGATGAAGGGCCAAGCGATACGCCTTGTGGAACTTGCAGGCAATGTCTTGCTGCATTAGAAGGAAAACACATTGATATCATAGAAATGGATGCAGCAAGCAACCGTGGCCTTGAAGATATACAAGCTTTAATAGAACAAACCAAATACGCTCCTTCTATGGCAAGATTTAAAATTTTTATTATCGATGAAGTGCATATGCTTACTCCGCAAGCTGCCAATGCGCTTTTAAAAACCTTGGAAGAACCACCAAGTTATGTTAAATTTATACTTGCAACCACAGATCCTTTGAAATTACCCGCAACCGTGCTTTCAAGAACTCAGCATTTCCGCTTTAAGCAAATTTCGCAAAATGATATCTTAAAGCACATAGAATGGATTTTAAACAAAGAACAAGTAAATTATGAACTAGAAGCCTTAAAATTCATTGCAAGAAGTGGGAGTGGCTCTTTAAGAGACACCCTTACTTTACTTGATCAAGCCATCATTTTTTGTCAAAATGACATAAAAACAAGTAAAGTAACACAACTGCTTGGCTTTTTAGATCCGATAAAAATCAAAGAATTTTATACAGCCATTTTGCAAAAAAATAAAGAACTCGTGCTTGAATTTTTAAAAGAATTAGAAGATTATGAGGCTGCAAGTGTTATTGATGAAATGATGTTTTATCTTAAAGAAAGTTTTTTCAATCAAGATAATCATTTTTCAACTTTGATTTATGAGAGATTTTTTAGAATTTTATCGCGAGCTAAAACCATGCTTTATACTTGTGATGATAATGGTTTTGTTTTATGCGTAATGGCTTTTATGATGATGGAAGCAATTCATTTAAAGCAAATTGATGAAGAAATTTCAAAACAAAACACTTTAATACAGCAAAGCCAAAAAACAGCGCAAAACAACCATACTCAAATCAATTTAAAATCTCAATCTCAAATACAAAACAAAAATGAATATGAGCAATTATTGGATGCTATTTATGATAGAGATTATGATCTAGGACAATGTTTTGCAAAATGTACGCAATTTATCTCTTTTAATGGGCAAAAATTAAGTATCAGTTCTAATGCCAACGATGAAGATAGAGCGATACTCAATCGTGGCTTTAAACTCATTCAAGAATTGTTAATCAAGCTTTTTGGAACAAATGCAAAAATTGAAATTCAAAAACAAACCAAAGAAATGCAAACTCAAAAAGAGTCAAAAATTCAAATTGATGAGAGTAAATTACAAAGCATTACTCAAGAAAATAAAAATGATATCAATTTCAAACTCGAAAAACTAAAACAAGAAGCGAGAAAATCTAATCCAGAGGAAGAAGCCAAAAAAGCCCTTGATGAACTTTTTGGGCAACCTAAAATCGAAAACTAAAGAATTTTGCGAAGTAAAATCCCGCATTCTAAATGTGGCGTATTAGCAAATTGATCAAAAAAAGCAAATTTAAGAATTTTGTGCGTTTTTAGCAATTCCTCCAAATTCTGCTTTAGGCTAATAGGATTGCACGAGATATAAATAATATTCTCATAATTTCGTATAAGTCTTATCACACTTTCGTCCAAACCTGCTCTTGGTGGATCGACTAAAACATGCGAAAAATGATAATTGTCTAAATGGATAT
This genomic interval from Campylobacter sp. CCS1377 contains the following:
- a CDS encoding DNA polymerase III subunit gamma/tau; the encoded protein is MLEALAIKYRPKNFNELVGQDTISASLKYALNHNRLAHAYLFSGLRGSGKTSSARIFSRALVCDEGPSDTPCGTCRQCLAALEGKHIDIIEMDAASNRGLEDIQALIEQTKYAPSMARFKIFIIDEVHMLTPQAANALLKTLEEPPSYVKFILATTDPLKLPATVLSRTQHFRFKQISQNDILKHIEWILNKEQVNYELEALKFIARSGSGSLRDTLTLLDQAIIFCQNDIKTSKVTQLLGFLDPIKIKEFYTAILQKNKELVLEFLKELEDYEAASVIDEMMFYLKESFFNQDNHFSTLIYERFFRILSRAKTMLYTCDDNGFVLCVMAFMMMEAIHLKQIDEEISKQNTLIQQSQKTAQNNHTQINLKSQSQIQNKNEYEQLLDAIYDRDYDLGQCFAKCTQFISFNGQKLSISSNANDEDRAILNRGFKLIQELLIKLFGTNAKIEIQKQTKEMQTQKESKIQIDESKLQSITQENKNDINFKLEKLKQEARKSNPEEEAKKALDELFGQPKIEN